GGAACAATGTAGAAGTTTAATTATAAAAAATTAGCGTTGTCAATATAATATCTAATGCTTTTGGGTTGAGGGGATTATGATCCCCTCCGATGTACATTTGAAGAAAAACCAGTTCTTTCTTTTAAAATCCTCGCATCTTGGATATCCTGCGCATTTTTTCTGACCTCCTCCATTAATTCCTCGGTAAGCTCGCCAATCCACGTCAAAGCTACCGTTTTCTCTTTCGACGTCACATCATCAAAATGGGAAAATTTTGTCAGCAACTCAATACGTTCCAGCTTGGCTGATGCCTCCAACAAATCCATGTAACCCCCATAAAAACACCAAAATACTGTATATATAAACAGTATAGATTAAAACACAAATAGCGAAATGAAAACAAGCGTTTAAGATGTTGCCTAAGCTATTTTCAATCCTTACAGGTTACGCCCACCCTGGCCATAGCTCTTGTATTGGCTCGCTTCGTTGTTCGTACAACCTGCCATTTTTGAAGAACAACGCCGACTGACCATACATCAGTCCACCGCCGCGCATTAAGATAGCGATTTCATTAACGCTTCCATCAAAACCTCGTTGGTTAAGTAAAAATTTCAATTGCCTCTGTATTCCCCTCTTCGTACAGTTATTGACAGAACTCCAAGGGGCGGCTGCGCCGCCAGAAAAACCAGCCTCCGCTGACGCTTCGGCCAACTTCGGCACAATCGCCCACTTCACCAGGCGCGTGGCGACTTCCGACCCCTGAACATGCGGGGAATAGATACCCTGAACGCGCTGCACATCCTCGCCGTATTCGTTGCCCTGTTCGGTGATTTCATATGCGAGACGCACAATAAGATCGCGGCGCGCCACCAGTGGCCCGCCCTGTAATTCCGTATACGATGCCCAGTCGCTGGCGATATCCGCCGCAGCTAAAACAGCATCCATACGCGGATCGGCCAGCTGCTGACCACGCAAACGACGCAGCTCCCGCCAGACCGTCAGCGCCGTGAAAACCGTTTCGGGCTGGTCTTCAAATTCCAGCTCCGCCAGGGTGGCGGCAGAAATCAGGTTTTCCGGGCTTGCTTTAAAGCGGTTAAGGGGATTGGATTTGGCGGTGCGGCAGAATTCGAGGTATTCGGTGCCGAGGCTTGCCGGATCGTCAGTCACGGCCAGGCCAACCAGATAGCATTTGCCGCTGTTGGCAAAGTTCGGCTGGATTTCCATCGAGGTGTAAACCTTCTGGCCCTTTCCGACCATGTCGACCAGGTTGTCGAGCGGGGCGATTTTCGCAAACAGTGCCCATTTGCCGTTAAGCGCGGAGTCGTCATCAATCTTTTCGGCTTTCAGCTCGACCACATCGCCATAGCGGTTAAAGACGCCTTCGGGCAGGATGCCGCGCAGGTGCTCCAGGTTGATGCGACAGCCATAAACGCGTGGGTCAAAGCTCGCGGCCATTTCCTGAATATCGCCGGCGCTGATAACGCGACCGTCACAGGTGTCGCCCTCGACGCCGATACGAAAGAATTTTGAGACTTTTTTTGCCATTGTCAGGAGTCCTGATAGTGGGGTTACGGGTTCGGGGTTAGTTTCCCGGCGCCGCGTTTCCTTCGCTATCAATCCCGGATGGATAAGCCGCCACACAACAGCACCTTAGCGAATCGCCGGGCGCGCTTAAGTAGCCTTGCCGTGTACCACTTACGGCGAGGCTTTCATGACCATCACCACCGACACCACGCTTTTAAACGACCCACGACGACAGGCAGCGCTGCTGTACTGGCAGGGCTTTTCCGTGCCGCAAATCGCGGAGATGCTGAAAATCAAACGCCCCACCGTGCAGAGCTGGAAGCAGCGCGACGGATGGGATGAGACGGCGCCCATTCAGCGCGTCGAAAACACGCTTGAGGCGCGGCTGATTCAGCTTTATGCAAAGCCCGAGCTGACCTCGCACGACTTTAAGGTCGCGGATTTTCTCTCGCGTCAGATGGAGCGCCTCGCCAGGGTGAACCGCTACGGCCAGACCGGCAACGAGGCGGATTTAAATCCCAACGTGGCGAACCGCAACAAGGGCGACCGCCGCAAACCGAAAAAAAATTTCTTCAGCGAGGAGGCCATCGACAAACTCAGGGAGATTTTTTTTGAGGAGTCTTTCGACTATCAGCTGCGCTGGCACAAGGCCGGGTTAGAGCACCGCATTCGTGACATTCTTAAATCGCGCCAGATTGGCGCCACGTTCTACTTTTCCCGCGAGGCGCTGCTGCGCGCGCTGGAAACCGGCCATAACCAGATTTTTTTATCGGCCTCTAAAACGCAGGCGTATGTGTTCCGCGAATACATCATCCAGTTTGCGCGCCGGGTGGATGTGGAGCTGTCAGGCGATCCGATTGCCATCGGCAACAACGGCGCGAAGCTGATTTTTCTCGGCACCAACTCCAACACCGCGCAGAGCCATAACGGCGACCTGTATGTCGATGAGATTTTCTGGATACCCAATTTCCAGCGGCTGCGTAAGGTCGCCTCAGGCATGGCGTCACAGAAGCACCTGCGCTCGACCTATTTCTCGACGCCCTCCACCCTTGGGCATGGCGCGTTTCCTTTCTGGTCCGGCGAGCTGTTCAACAAGGGCCGCACCTCAGCAGCCGAGCGCGTGGATATCGATATCAGCCACGCGGCGCTCGCCGGCGGCATGCTGTGCGGGGATGGTCAGTGGCGCCAGATTGTCACCATCGAGGACGCGCTCGCCGGCGGCTGCGACCTGTTCGACCTGGACGCGCTGAAGCGGGAAAACAGCGCCGAGGATTTCCGCAATCTCTTCATGTGCGAGTTCGTCGACGACAAAGCCTCAGTGTTTCCGTTCGAGGAGCTGCAACGCTGCATGGTCGACAGCCTGGAGGAGTGGGAAGACTTCTCGCCCTACGCGGCGCGTCCGTTCGGCTCGCGTCCAGTGTGGATTGGCTACGACCCGTCGCATACCGGCGACTCCGCCGGCTGCGTGGTGCTGGCGCCGCCGGTTGTCTCGGGCGGCAAGTTCCGCATTCTGGAGCGCCACCAGTGGAAAGGTATGGACTTCGCCACCCAGGCGCAGGCCATCCGCGAGCTCACTGAAAAATATCAGGTCGAGTACATCGGTATCGATGCAACCGGCATCGGCCAGGGCGTGTTTCAGCTTGTGCGCGCCTTCTGGCCTGCCGCACGCGAAATCCGCTACAGCCCGGAAGTCAAAACCGCGATGGTGCTGAAGGCAAAAGACACCATCAGCCGCGGCTGTCTGGAGTACGACGCCGGCGCCACGGATATCACGCAGTCCTTTATGGCTATCCGCAAGACCATGACCAGCAGCGGGCGCAGCGCCACCTACGAGGCGAGCCGCAGCGAGGAAGCGAGTCATGCGGATGTTGCGTGGGCCACCATGCACGCCCTGTTAAACGAGCCGCTGACCGCCGGGAGCGGCCAGGCATCATCCTCAATTCTGGAGTTTTACTGATGAGTAAACGTAAAAACCGCAAGCACGATAACCGCGCGGCCACGACCACCGCCGGCGCGCAAAAGATGGAGGCCTTCACGTTTGGCGAGCCGACGCCGGTACTCGACCGCCGCGATATTCTCGATTATGTCGAGTGCATCAGTAACGGCAAATGGTACGAGCCGCCGGTCAGCTTCGCGGGCCTGGCAAAAAGCCTGCGCGCCGCCGTGCATCACAGCTCGCCGATTTACGTGAAGCGGAATATTCTGGCAAGCACGTTTATTCCGCACCCGCTGTTGTCACAGCAGGATTTCAGCCGCTTCGTGCTGGATTTTCTGGTGTTCGGAAACGCCTTTCTGGAAGCACGTAAAAGCGTGACCGGCAAAGTTATCAGGCTGGATGCCTCACCGGCCAAATATACCCGGCGCGGCGTGGAGGAGGATGTTTACTGGTGGGTGCCGGGCTTTTCGCAGCCGCAGCAGTTTGAACCGGGCTCGGTGTTTCACCTACTGGAGCCGGATATCAACCAGGAGCTTTACGGGATGCCGGAATATCTCAGCGCGCTTAACTCGGCCTGGCTGAATGAATCCGCGACGCTGTTTCGCCGCAAGTATTACCAGAACGGCGCGCACGCGGGGTACATCATGTACGTGACCGACGCGGCGCAGAGCAGCACCGACGTTGAGGCGATGCGCGATGCGATGCGCAGCTCGAAGGGGATCGGCAATTTTAAGAACCTGTTTTTCTATGCACCGAACGGCAAACCTGACGGGATTAAAATCGTGCCGTTAAGCGAGGTCGCCACTAAAGACGACTTTTTTAATATTAAAAAGGTGAGCGCGTCCGACATGCTCGATGCGCATCGTATCCCGTTTCAGCTCATGGGCGGCAAGCCGGAAAACGTCGGCAGCCTGGGCGATATCGAGAAGGTGGCAAAGGTCTTTGTGCGCAACGAGCTTATTCCGTTGCAGGACCGGATCAGGGAAGTCAACCTTTGGATAGGGAAGGAAATTATTTCTTTCAAAAACTATTCTTTGGAATAGCTAATAAATTGTTTTGAGAATGAGTTAAAAAGGTAACAATCGCTA
This DNA window, taken from Cronobacter universalis NCTC 9529, encodes the following:
- a CDS encoding phage portal protein, translated to MSKRKNRKHDNRAATTTAGAQKMEAFTFGEPTPVLDRRDILDYVECISNGKWYEPPVSFAGLAKSLRAAVHHSSPIYVKRNILASTFIPHPLLSQQDFSRFVLDFLVFGNAFLEARKSVTGKVIRLDASPAKYTRRGVEEDVYWWVPGFSQPQQFEPGSVFHLLEPDINQELYGMPEYLSALNSAWLNESATLFRRKYYQNGAHAGYIMYVTDAAQSSTDVEAMRDAMRSSKGIGNFKNLFFYAPNGKPDGIKIVPLSEVATKDDFFNIKKVSASDMLDAHRIPFQLMGGKPENVGSLGDIEKVAKVFVRNELIPLQDRIREVNLWIGKEIISFKNYSLE
- a CDS encoding terminase ATPase subunit family protein; the encoded protein is MTITTDTTLLNDPRRQAALLYWQGFSVPQIAEMLKIKRPTVQSWKQRDGWDETAPIQRVENTLEARLIQLYAKPELTSHDFKVADFLSRQMERLARVNRYGQTGNEADLNPNVANRNKGDRRKPKKNFFSEEAIDKLREIFFEESFDYQLRWHKAGLEHRIRDILKSRQIGATFYFSREALLRALETGHNQIFLSASKTQAYVFREYIIQFARRVDVELSGDPIAIGNNGAKLIFLGTNSNTAQSHNGDLYVDEIFWIPNFQRLRKVASGMASQKHLRSTYFSTPSTLGHGAFPFWSGELFNKGRTSAAERVDIDISHAALAGGMLCGDGQWRQIVTIEDALAGGCDLFDLDALKRENSAEDFRNLFMCEFVDDKASVFPFEELQRCMVDSLEEWEDFSPYAARPFGSRPVWIGYDPSHTGDSAGCVVLAPPVVSGGKFRILERHQWKGMDFATQAQAIRELTEKYQVEYIGIDATGIGQGVFQLVRAFWPAAREIRYSPEVKTAMVLKAKDTISRGCLEYDAGATDITQSFMAIRKTMTSSGRSATYEASRSEEASHADVAWATMHALLNEPLTAGSGQASSSILEFY